Part of the Desulfohalovibrio reitneri genome is shown below.
GTGGCCGACGCCTGCCACGCCCTGGGCGCGGAGTACAAGGGCCGCCGGGTGGGCACCCTGGCGGATATGAGCGTTTTTAGCTTCCACCCGGTGAAGCACATCACCACCGGCGAGGGGGGGATGATCGTCACCGGCGATTCCGCCCTGGCCGAGCGCATGCGCCGCTTCCGCAGCCACGGCATCACGGCCACCCCCGAGCAGCGTGAGAGCGCGGGCACCTGGTATTACGAGATGACGGAATTGGGGTTCAACTACCGCATCACGGACATCCAGTGCGCCCTGGGCCTTGCCCAGCTCAAGCGGCTGGACGGGTTCCTCGCCCGCCGCAGGGAGGTGGCCGCGCGCTACGACGCGGCGTTCTCCCGGCTCCCCGCGGTGTCGCCCCTGGGCTGCGGCGGCGAGGTATCGCACGCCTACCATCTCTACGTGGTGCGGGTGGACTTCCAGTCACTCGGTACGGATCGCAAGAGACTGTTCAAGGATTTGCGTGAGGCAGGGGTGGGCACCAACGTCCACTACATACCCGTCCACCTCCACCCCTACTGCCGCCATCGTCTGGGCACCGGTCCGGGGGACTGCCCAGCGGCGGAAGAGGCCTATGAGCGCATTCTTTCCCTGCCCATGTTCCCGGCCATGACCGACCGGGACGTGGAAGACGTCATCAAGGCCGTGAAACGGCTGGCGGGCTGAACAGCGATGCGACAGGAGGGCACGTTGAGCGCATCAACCATCCATATTGGCAACCGGTCCATAGGCGACGGCAACCCCTGTTTCATCACCGCCGAGGCGGGAGCCACCCATGATGGCTTGAAGCGGGCCAAGGAGTACGCCTCCATGGCGGCGAAGGCGGGCGTGGACGCGGTCAAGTTCCAGATTCTGGACCCGGACCGGCTGGTGGCCGACAGGAACCAGCTTTTCACCTACGAGGTGCTGGTGGACCGTGAGACCGGGGCCACCGAGACCGTGTCCGAGCCGCTGTACGACATTCTCAGCCGCCGCTGCCTCAGTGCTGACGAATGGCGCGAGGTCAAGGCGCACTGCGATACCCTGGACCTGGCTTTTTTCGCCACCGTGGGCTTCGAGGACGAGGTGGAGCTCGTGGGCGAACTCGGCTGCGATTCCATCAAGATCGCCTCGGCCGACGTCAACCATTTCCCGCTCATCCGCCTGGCCGCGCGCACCGGGGCGGTCATCCAGCTTGACACGGGCAACGCCTCCATCGGCGAGGTGGAGGCGGCCGTGGACGTGTGCCTGGCCGAAGGCAACGACCGTATTATCGTTCACAACTGTCCGTCCGGCTACCCCGCGCACTTGGACTCCATCAACCTACGTATGATCCCCACACTCAAAAAGATGTTCGGCCTGCCAGTTGCGTTTTCGGATCACACGCCGGGACACGACATGGATGTAGCCGCACTCGCCCTTGGGGCGAACCTGCTGGAAAAAACCCTGACCCACGACCGCACAACCCGCAGCGTGGAGCACTATTTCAGCCTGGAGCCTACGGACCTGGAAACGTTCGTACGCACCATCCGCACCGTGGAGCGCGCCCTGGGCGAGCCGCGCAGGTACATGACCCCGGAGGAGCGCGCTCGCAGGGACGCGGTGCGGCGCAGCGCCTTTTTGGCGGAGGACGCCGCGGCGGGCACTTTGCTGGCCGAGGCGCCGATCATCTTCCGCCGTCCGGGGTACGGCATCCAGCCGGACGTCTTTGAGCGGCTGGCAGGCGGCAAGCTGGCGCGCGACCTGCCCGCCGGGCACATGCTCGCGCTGGAGGACGTCGCCTGACATGCGCGTGTTGGCCGTGATACCCGCGCGCGGGGGGTCCAAGCGGTTCCCGCGCAAGAACGTGGCCCCGTTCCTGGGCAGGCCCATCCTTGCCTATACCGTGGAGGCGGCCCGCGCCAGCGGCTGCTTCGAGCGCGTGATCCTGTCCACGGACGACCAGGATATCGCCGCGGCCGGACGCGAGGCGGGGGCGATGATCCACGATCGGCCGGCGGAATTGGCCACGGACACGGCCCGAGCCGCGGACGTGTGCGCGCACCTGTTGAAAGAGGAGGAGCGCCTTGGACGGGACTTTGATGTGGTCTGCTGTCTGTTTCCCACGGCTCCCCTGCGCGGGGCCGGGGACATTCGCGCCGTGGTGAATCTGGTGGTCCCCGGTGTCCACGACTATGCCATGGCCGTGACCGGCTTCCACTATCCGGCGTGGCAGGCGCTCAAGCCCGGGGAGGACGGCGCGCTGCACCCCATGTTTCCGGAGATCATCGACAAGAGTTCCCAGGCCGTCGGGCCGCTGTACGTGGACAACGGCTCCACCTACGCCGTCACGGCCCGGGTCATGCGCCGGGACAAGACATTCAACGGGCCGGCCATCCGCGGCCACGTCATGCCGCGCGAACGCAGCGTGGACATCGACCTGCCCGAGGATCTGGAACTGGCCGAATTCTATGCGGCAAAGACCGGCATAGCCGCCCAGGACGAATGATGAAGAAGACGTTCACCACCTCCTACGGCGACACGATCCATTTCGATACCGATGACATCGAAGTGTACGCCCGGCGGGACAACCTGTTCTACAACGGCGGCCCCAAGCGGCCTCCGCTCTTCGACGAGTCGTCCGCAAGCACGCTGGGGGGAATCTCCTACGCGCATTACCAGACCCGGTACGCAAGGGCGTATTCGCTGGTGAAGATGCTCAAGGACACCAATCTCTACGGCGCCTACGACAACCTGCTGGACATCGGCTGCGGCCAGGGCATCCAGCCGGCCATACTCCGGGGCATCGGGGTGGCGCGCTACGCCACGGGTGTGGACATTCGCCATTCGGAACAGTACCCCCCGCGCGCCATCAAGAAGTTGCACCGCAAGCTGCGTACCGTGGGACGCCTGCTGGACGGCCTGAAGGCCAGGTACAGGGCCGTGCCGCAGGAAAAACGCAACGCCTTCCAGAACACCATCGTCAACAACGTCACCACGCTGCGTTCCTTCTACATCAACGAATACGGCAGCGACCCGGGCAGCGACATTTACAAGCACCCCATGACCGCCACCCCGGAGCTGGACGAGCACCTTGTGCAGAGCGTCTTCGACCTGGACGAGAGCCGTAAGTTCGACCTCATCACCTCGTTCAACGCCATGGGCTATTTCGATCTGGATTCCATACTTTCCAAGGTCGGCAATCTGCTGGGTGACAACGGGGCTTTCTACATGGTGGCGGCCAACTGGTGGCGGGCCTTCAATCCGACCTGGATGGC
Proteins encoded:
- a CDS encoding methyltransferase domain-containing protein, producing MKKTFTTSYGDTIHFDTDDIEVYARRDNLFYNGGPKRPPLFDESSASTLGGISYAHYQTRYARAYSLVKMLKDTNLYGAYDNLLDIGCGQGIQPAILRGIGVARYATGVDIRHSEQYPPRAIKKLHRKLRTVGRLLDGLKARYRAVPQEKRNAFQNTIVNNVTTLRSFYINEYGSDPGSDIYKHPMTATPELDEHLVQSVFDLDESRKFDLITSFNAMGYFDLDSILSKVGNLLGDNGAFYMVAANWWRAFNPTWMAGHFPFAAQRLSTPDFARYAREHFPDDADVMIRLHEEFEPDRPTLHDYLEKGLAHGLVPIKFDYCNLPSDEYSFGGLTPLGILKRHAGELDEIVAQVQRFKSNFRLVDLTNHYHSILFVRTGSTNTAAGFEQAAGAEEYREGLIYKSMKGVWKKFF
- the pseC gene encoding UDP-4-amino-4,6-dideoxy-N-acetyl-beta-L-altrosamine transaminase, translating into MIPYGRQDIGQDEIQAVTEALTSDFLTTGPKVAEFEEAVAAYCGAPYGVAVCNGTAALHAAMHALGIGPGDEVVVPPLTFAATANCVLYQGGTPVFADVDPDTLLLDPDKAEAAVTPRTKAIIGVDYAGQPCDWDALRAVADRHGLALVADACHALGAEYKGRRVGTLADMSVFSFHPVKHITTGEGGMIVTGDSALAERMRRFRSHGITATPEQRESAGTWYYEMTELGFNYRITDIQCALGLAQLKRLDGFLARRREVAARYDAAFSRLPAVSPLGCGGEVSHAYHLYVVRVDFQSLGTDRKRLFKDLREAGVGTNVHYIPVHLHPYCRHRLGTGPGDCPAAEEAYERILSLPMFPAMTDRDVEDVIKAVKRLAG
- a CDS encoding N-acetylneuraminate synthase family protein codes for the protein MSASTIHIGNRSIGDGNPCFITAEAGATHDGLKRAKEYASMAAKAGVDAVKFQILDPDRLVADRNQLFTYEVLVDRETGATETVSEPLYDILSRRCLSADEWREVKAHCDTLDLAFFATVGFEDEVELVGELGCDSIKIASADVNHFPLIRLAARTGAVIQLDTGNASIGEVEAAVDVCLAEGNDRIIVHNCPSGYPAHLDSINLRMIPTLKKMFGLPVAFSDHTPGHDMDVAALALGANLLEKTLTHDRTTRSVEHYFSLEPTDLETFVRTIRTVERALGEPRRYMTPEERARRDAVRRSAFLAEDAAAGTLLAEAPIIFRRPGYGIQPDVFERLAGGKLARDLPAGHMLALEDVA
- a CDS encoding cytidylyltransferase domain-containing protein, yielding MRVLAVIPARGGSKRFPRKNVAPFLGRPILAYTVEAARASGCFERVILSTDDQDIAAAGREAGAMIHDRPAELATDTARAADVCAHLLKEEERLGRDFDVVCCLFPTAPLRGAGDIRAVVNLVVPGVHDYAMAVTGFHYPAWQALKPGEDGALHPMFPEIIDKSSQAVGPLYVDNGSTYAVTARVMRRDKTFNGPAIRGHVMPRERSVDIDLPEDLELAEFYAAKTGIAAQDE